One region of bacterium genomic DNA includes:
- a CDS encoding DUF4160 domain-containing protein: MPEIARFFGIIIRMFYDDHNPPHLHAEYQGGKALVDFDGNVLGGDLRSRTALKLLREWIDLHPSELKADWELARIGAEIKKIDPLE; encoded by the coding sequence ATGCCTGAAATAGCGAGATTCTTTGGTATCATCATCCGGATGTTTTACGACGATCATAATCCGCCCCACTTGCACGCAGAGTATCAAGGCGGCAAGGCATTGGTTGATTTTGACGGAAATGTCCTTGGTGGGGATCTGAGATCGCGTACGGCTTTGAAGTTGCTGCGGGAATGGATCGATCTGCACCCATCGGAATTGAAGGCGGATTGGGAACTGGCCAGAATCGGTGCAGAAATCAAGAAAATTGATCCTCTGGAATAA
- a CDS encoding DUF2442 domain-containing protein: protein MWNFNEVKSVAYKEGYVLHIVFDDGVNGDLDLTEYVGFGPVFESLRDVEFFRTARVENGTISWPNGADIAPETIYEKLIAKQTVALAR from the coding sequence ATGTGGAATTTTAACGAAGTCAAGTCGGTGGCTTATAAGGAAGGCTATGTCCTACATATCGTCTTTGACGATGGCGTAAATGGCGACCTTGACCTTACGGAGTATGTAGGATTCGGACCGGTGTTTGAATCGCTGCGGGATGTGGAGTTCTTCCGCACCGCCCGGGTCGAAAATGGAACAATATCCTGGCCCAACGGCGCCGACATAGCGCCGGAAACCATTTATGAGAAACTGATAGCCAAACAGACCGTGGCGCTGGCCCGATAA